In a single window of the Streptomyces sp. NBC_00353 genome:
- a CDS encoding serine hydrolase domain-containing protein, whose product MDVRGTVAAGFEPVRDAFIRNFEHRGERGAAVAVYRDGRKVVDLWAGTRDVDGAEPWAVDTVQIVRSAGKGIAAAVPLLLHQRGQVDLDAPVGTYWPEFKTAGKERVLVRHLLAHRAGVPALDRPLTPQEAADGISGPRAVAAQCPQWEPGTAHGYHAQTYSWLVGELVRRVTGRTVGRWVAEEIARPLGLDFWFGLPAEEAHRVGRIGPVEAPALQGNGGALRLRPKRSVTEAYRDPESLTRRAFGAIDPLPDENDPAYRAAELPASNGIATARALARCYAAMIGAVDGHRLFAPATLTLARTEESAGPDRVLVVNTRFGLGYMLHGPAAPLLAPGSFGHPGRGGSLGFADPESGIALGYVTNGLQKGVTADPRAQALVRAVRSAL is encoded by the coding sequence GTGGACGTACGGGGCACGGTGGCGGCCGGATTCGAACCGGTCAGGGACGCCTTCATCCGTAACTTCGAGCACCGTGGCGAGCGGGGGGCCGCGGTCGCCGTCTACCGGGACGGGCGCAAGGTCGTCGATCTCTGGGCCGGAACGAGGGACGTCGACGGCGCGGAGCCATGGGCCGTCGACACCGTGCAGATCGTCCGCTCGGCGGGCAAGGGCATAGCCGCCGCCGTACCGCTGCTGCTGCACCAGCGCGGCCAGGTGGACCTGGACGCGCCGGTCGGCACGTACTGGCCCGAGTTCAAGACGGCCGGCAAGGAACGCGTCCTCGTACGCCATCTCCTCGCCCACCGGGCCGGGGTCCCCGCCCTCGACCGGCCGTTGACGCCGCAGGAGGCCGCCGACGGGATCTCCGGGCCGCGGGCCGTCGCCGCGCAGTGCCCGCAGTGGGAACCGGGCACCGCGCACGGCTACCACGCGCAGACGTACAGCTGGCTCGTCGGCGAGCTGGTGCGCAGGGTCACCGGGCGCACCGTGGGCCGCTGGGTCGCCGAGGAGATCGCCCGCCCGCTCGGCCTGGACTTCTGGTTCGGGCTGCCGGCGGAAGAGGCGCACCGGGTGGGCCGGATCGGACCGGTCGAGGCACCCGCCCTCCAGGGCAACGGCGGCGCCCTGCGGCTGCGCCCCAAGCGGTCGGTCACGGAGGCCTACCGCGACCCGGAGTCGCTGACCCGTCGCGCGTTCGGCGCGATCGACCCGCTGCCCGACGAGAACGACCCCGCCTACCGGGCGGCCGAACTCCCCGCCTCCAACGGCATCGCGACCGCCCGCGCCCTGGCCCGCTGCTACGCCGCGATGATCGGCGCGGTCGACGGCCACCGGCTGTTCGCCCCGGCCACACTCACCCTGGCCCGCACCGAGGAGTCCGCTGGCCCGGACCGGGTGCTCGTCGTGAACACCCGCTTCGGCCTCGGCTACATGCTGCACGGCCCGGCCGCCCCGCTCCTCGCCCCCGGCTCCTTCGGCCACCCGGGCCGCGGCGGCTCGCTCGGCTTCGCCGACCCCGAATCAGGCATCGCGCTCGGCTATGTGACGAACGGTCTGCAGAAGGGAGTCACCGCCGATCCCCGTGCCCAGGCCCTGGTCAGAGCAGTACGGTCGGCGCTATGA
- a CDS encoding DMT family transporter: protein MTPLVVVAVLAAAITHASWNAIAHAIKDQLLSFTLISGGGALLGAVIACFAPLPAAEAWPYLIASAILHVAYMALLMRSFTLGDFGQMYPIARGTAPLVVTVLAAVFVGERPDGWATAGVAVACAGLVGVALWGIRGSQTRPHWPAITAALATGLAIAGYTTVDGVGVRASGTPLGYIAWLMILEGLAVPAYTLCRRRGQLAAQLRPFAARGLLGAALSVAAYGLVLWAQTKAPLAPIAALRESSIIVGAAIGTVFFKERFGAPRIAAAGLMVIGIGLMLHTS from the coding sequence GTGACGCCGCTGGTCGTGGTCGCGGTCCTGGCCGCGGCGATCACGCACGCCAGCTGGAATGCGATCGCACACGCCATCAAGGACCAGCTGCTCTCCTTCACCCTGATCTCCGGGGGCGGGGCGCTGCTCGGCGCGGTCATCGCCTGCTTCGCACCGCTGCCGGCCGCGGAGGCGTGGCCGTATCTGATCGCCTCGGCGATCCTGCACGTCGCCTACATGGCGCTGCTGATGCGGTCGTTCACGCTCGGAGACTTCGGCCAGATGTACCCGATCGCACGTGGCACCGCGCCCCTGGTGGTGACGGTGCTCGCGGCGGTCTTCGTCGGCGAGCGGCCGGACGGCTGGGCGACGGCGGGGGTGGCGGTCGCCTGCGCCGGGCTCGTCGGCGTCGCGCTCTGGGGCATCCGGGGCTCGCAGACCCGTCCGCACTGGCCGGCGATCACAGCGGCGCTGGCGACGGGGCTGGCGATCGCCGGTTACACGACCGTCGACGGGGTGGGGGTCCGGGCCTCCGGCACCCCGCTCGGCTACATCGCCTGGCTGATGATCCTGGAGGGGCTCGCCGTCCCGGCGTACACGCTCTGCCGCCGCCGCGGGCAACTGGCCGCCCAGCTGAGGCCGTTCGCGGCACGGGGGCTGCTGGGCGCGGCCCTGTCGGTGGCCGCGTACGGGCTGGTCCTGTGGGCGCAGACGAAGGCCCCGCTGGCCCCGATCGCCGCCCTGCGCGAGTCGTCGATCATCGTGGGCGCGGCGATAGGGACGGTGTTCTTCAAGGAGCGGTTCGGCGCACCGCGCATCGCGGCGGCCGGGCTGATGGTCATCGGGATCGGGCTGATGCTGCACACGAGTTGA
- a CDS encoding energy-coupling factor ABC transporter permease: MHVPDGFINAPVSAAAGVVAAGAVAVSLRGARRELDERTAPLAGLVAAFIFAVQMLNFPVAAGTSGHLLGGALAAILVGPYTGVLCISVVLLMQGILFADGGLTALGVNVLDMGITTTVVAYALFRGLVGVLPRTRRSMTAASFVAALVSVPAAAVVFTLIYWIGGTTDIAIGKVFTAMVGVHVLIGIGEALITALTVGAVIAVRPDLVHGARGLTAPLKLRVGGELVDAPARETAPVAVRSTRKVWATGLVAALVLAGFVSFYASASPDGLEKVAADQGIDEKAEPHASKDSPLADYGVRDISDARISGGLAGVIGVGATVVAGSGVFWAVRRRRTPDALGARTEETV, translated from the coding sequence ATGCATGTACCCGACGGATTCATCAACGCACCCGTCTCCGCCGCCGCCGGTGTCGTCGCCGCGGGTGCCGTTGCGGTCAGTCTGCGGGGTGCCCGCCGCGAGCTCGATGAGCGCACCGCGCCGCTCGCGGGTCTTGTCGCCGCCTTCATCTTTGCCGTGCAGATGCTGAACTTCCCGGTCGCCGCAGGTACCAGCGGCCATCTCCTCGGCGGAGCGCTGGCCGCGATCCTGGTCGGTCCCTATACCGGGGTGCTCTGCATATCCGTCGTTCTGCTCATGCAGGGCATTCTCTTCGCGGACGGCGGGCTCACCGCGCTGGGCGTCAACGTCCTCGACATGGGCATCACGACCACCGTCGTCGCGTACGCCCTCTTCCGCGGCCTGGTCGGCGTGCTGCCGCGGACCCGCCGCTCCATGACGGCCGCGTCGTTCGTCGCCGCGCTGGTGTCCGTACCGGCCGCGGCGGTCGTCTTCACGCTGATCTACTGGATCGGCGGCACCACCGACATCGCGATCGGCAAGGTCTTCACCGCCATGGTCGGCGTACACGTCCTGATCGGGATCGGTGAGGCCCTGATCACCGCGCTGACCGTCGGCGCCGTCATCGCCGTCCGACCCGACCTGGTGCACGGCGCCCGCGGACTGACCGCACCGCTCAAGCTCCGGGTCGGCGGCGAACTCGTCGACGCGCCGGCGCGCGAGACCGCCCCCGTCGCCGTCCGGTCGACGCGCAAGGTCTGGGCCACCGGCCTGGTCGCCGCCCTCGTCCTCGCCGGCTTCGTCTCGTTCTACGCCTCCGCCAGCCCGGACGGCCTGGAGAAGGTAGCCGCCGACCAGGGCATCGACGAGAAGGCCGAGCCGCATGCGTCCAAGGACTCCCCGCTCGCCGACTACGGCGTCCGGGACATCTCCGACGCCCGTATCTCCGGCGGCCTCGCCGGAGTGATCGGGGTCGGCGCCACGGTCGTGGCCGGCAGCGGGGTCTTCTGGGCCGTGCGTCGCCGCCGTACGCCGGACGCACTCGGCGCGCGCACCGAGGAAACCGTCTGA
- a CDS encoding SDR family NAD(P)-dependent oxidoreductase: MTPTGDSRFDGYGVLITGAGQGIGAATARRLAGEGARVLVTDLDGDRAEHTAAAIRKTGATAEALPCDVGDRAAVEAAVARAVEAFGTLDVLVNNAYRCTPDTPLFEDEPDDVWQADLDATLTGPYRCSRAALPHLVASGRGAIVNIGSVNGEQDFGNHAYSAAKAGLGSLTRTLAGHAGPRGVRVNLVAPGTIRTDAWAGRDLELDRVSAVYPLGRVGEPDDIAAAVAFLASRDASWITGTTLRVDGGLLAVNTGFRRAIAEE, from the coding sequence ATGACTCCTACCGGTGATTCCAGGTTCGACGGATACGGCGTACTCATCACGGGCGCGGGACAGGGCATCGGCGCGGCCACGGCCCGCCGGCTGGCCGGCGAGGGCGCGCGCGTCCTGGTGACCGATCTGGACGGTGACCGCGCCGAGCACACGGCGGCGGCGATACGGAAGACGGGCGCCACCGCCGAGGCGCTGCCCTGCGACGTGGGCGACCGGGCGGCGGTCGAGGCCGCGGTGGCCCGTGCGGTCGAGGCGTTCGGCACGCTCGACGTGCTGGTCAACAACGCGTACCGCTGCACCCCCGACACCCCGCTCTTCGAGGACGAGCCCGACGACGTCTGGCAGGCCGACCTGGATGCCACGCTCACCGGCCCGTACCGCTGCTCGCGCGCCGCTCTGCCGCATCTGGTGGCGTCGGGGAGGGGCGCGATCGTCAACATCGGCTCGGTCAACGGCGAGCAGGACTTCGGCAACCACGCCTACAGCGCCGCCAAGGCCGGACTGGGCAGTCTGACCCGTACGCTCGCCGGTCACGCCGGTCCGCGCGGGGTCCGGGTCAACCTGGTGGCGCCCGGCACGATCCGGACGGACGCCTGGGCGGGACGCGACCTCGAGCTGGACCGGGTGAGCGCGGTCTACCCGCTGGGCCGGGTCGGCGAACCGGACGACATCGCGGCCGCGGTCGCCTTCCTCGCCTCCCGCGACGCGTCCTGGATCACGGGGACCACGCTGCGGGTGGACGGCGGCCTGCTCGCTGTGAACACAGGCTTCCGCAGGGCGATCGCGGAGGAATAA
- a CDS encoding MMPL family transporter: MATFLYKLGRFAFRRRRYVALVWVALLALAGFGAASASTATSSSFSIPGTEAQKAFDLLEQRFPATSADGATARVVFKAPDGEKMTDPANKAEVHKVADELKSGSDQIASVTDPYTGKAVSKDGSTAYVSVSYKVSSMELTDATRDDLQDVGKAAQQSGLTVEIGGDALQVMPETGATEIIGVAIAAVVLVITFGSLIAAGLPLLTALIGVGIGVSTITALANVLDLGSTTSTLAMMIGLAVGIDYALFIVSRYRAELAEGREREEAAGRAVGTAGSAVVFAGLTVVIALVGLAVVNIPMLSKMGFAAAGTVAIAVLIALTLVPAMMGFAGKRVMGRKARKAAEAEIKTEPKPNMGTRWARFVLRKPVWVLLVGVIGLGTIAVPAASLEMGLPDDGSQPTSTTQRRAYDLLSDGFGPGFNGPLMVVVDTANSSDGKTAVNRVTDDISGIPHVVAVSPATFNKAGDTAMITVVPQDRPSSAETENVVHAIRDAGTDIKSDTGAEVLVTGSTAMNIDFSQKMNDALLPYLALVVGLAFLLLMVVFRSVLVPLKAALGFLLSVVAALGAVVAVFQWGWLGSLFGVEQTGPIMSMMPIFMVGVVFGLAMDYEVFLVTRMREAYVHGEKPPQAIVTGFRHGARVVTAAAVIMMAVFAGFIGSSESMIKMIGFSLAIAVFFDAFVVRMAIVPAVLALLGKRAWWLPRWLDRLLPNVDVEGEGLRKQLGETPSDGAGHGDAQGERELTRV; encoded by the coding sequence GTGGCCACATTCCTCTACAAACTCGGACGGTTCGCCTTCCGGCGCCGCCGCTATGTCGCCCTCGTCTGGGTGGCGTTGCTGGCGCTCGCCGGATTCGGCGCGGCCTCCGCGTCCACCGCCACCTCCAGCTCCTTCTCCATTCCGGGTACGGAGGCACAGAAGGCCTTCGACCTGCTGGAACAGCGCTTCCCCGCCACCAGCGCCGACGGTGCGACCGCACGGGTCGTCTTCAAGGCGCCCGACGGCGAGAAGATGACGGACCCGGCCAACAAGGCCGAGGTGCACAAGGTCGCGGACGAGCTGAAGTCCGGCTCGGACCAGATCGCCTCGGTGACCGACCCGTACACGGGCAAGGCCGTCAGCAAGGACGGTTCCACCGCGTACGTCTCCGTCTCCTACAAGGTCAGCTCGATGGAGCTGACCGACGCGACACGGGACGACCTCCAGGACGTGGGCAAGGCGGCGCAGCAGAGCGGGCTCACCGTGGAGATCGGCGGTGACGCGCTCCAGGTGATGCCGGAGACCGGCGCCACCGAGATCATCGGTGTGGCGATCGCGGCGGTCGTGCTGGTCATCACCTTCGGGTCGCTGATCGCGGCCGGGCTGCCGCTGCTGACCGCGCTCATCGGCGTCGGCATCGGCGTCTCGACGATCACGGCGCTGGCGAACGTGCTCGACCTGGGCTCCACCACCTCCACCCTCGCGATGATGATCGGCCTCGCGGTCGGCATCGACTACGCGCTCTTCATCGTCTCCCGCTACCGTGCCGAGCTGGCCGAGGGCCGCGAGCGCGAGGAAGCTGCGGGGCGGGCGGTCGGCACGGCCGGTTCCGCGGTCGTCTTCGCCGGTCTCACCGTTGTCATCGCCCTGGTCGGCCTGGCTGTCGTCAACATCCCGATGCTGTCGAAGATGGGCTTCGCCGCGGCCGGCACGGTCGCCATCGCCGTCCTGATCGCGCTGACCCTCGTCCCGGCGATGATGGGCTTCGCGGGCAAGCGGGTGATGGGACGCAAGGCACGCAAGGCCGCCGAGGCGGAGATCAAGACGGAGCCGAAGCCGAACATGGGCACCCGGTGGGCGCGGTTCGTGCTGCGCAAGCCGGTGTGGGTGCTGCTGGTCGGAGTCATCGGCCTCGGGACCATCGCCGTGCCGGCCGCCTCGCTGGAGATGGGCCTGCCCGACGACGGCTCCCAGCCCACCAGCACCACCCAGCGCCGCGCCTACGACCTGCTCTCCGACGGCTTCGGCCCCGGCTTCAACGGTCCGCTGATGGTCGTCGTGGACACGGCGAACAGCTCGGACGGCAAGACCGCGGTCAACCGGGTCACCGACGACATCTCCGGTATCCCGCACGTCGTCGCCGTCTCCCCGGCCACCTTCAACAAGGCCGGCGACACCGCGATGATCACCGTCGTCCCCCAGGACCGGCCGAGCTCGGCCGAAACGGAGAACGTGGTCCACGCGATCCGTGACGCAGGCACGGACATCAAGTCCGACACCGGCGCCGAGGTCCTGGTCACCGGCTCCACGGCGATGAACATCGACTTCTCGCAGAAGATGAACGATGCGCTGCTGCCGTATCTGGCGCTCGTCGTCGGCCTGGCGTTCCTGCTGCTGATGGTGGTCTTCCGGTCGGTGCTGGTGCCGCTGAAGGCGGCGCTCGGCTTCCTGCTCTCGGTCGTCGCGGCCCTGGGCGCGGTCGTCGCGGTCTTCCAGTGGGGCTGGCTCGGCTCGCTCTTCGGTGTCGAACAGACCGGCCCGATCATGTCCATGATGCCGATCTTCATGGTGGGTGTGGTCTTCGGCCTCGCCATGGACTACGAGGTCTTCCTCGTCACCCGGATGCGGGAGGCGTACGTCCACGGGGAGAAGCCCCCGCAGGCGATCGTCACCGGTTTCCGGCACGGCGCCCGCGTGGTCACCGCCGCAGCCGTGATCATGATGGCGGTCTTCGCCGGGTTCATCGGCTCCAGCGAGTCGATGATCAAGATGATCGGCTTCTCGCTCGCCATCGCGGTCTTCTTCGACGCGTTCGTGGTCCGGATGGCGATCGTGCCCGCGGTCCTCGCCCTGCTCGGCAAGCGCGCCTGGTGGCTGCCGCGCTGGCTGGACCGGCTGCTGCCCAACGTCGACGTGGAGGGTGAGGGGCTGCGCAAGCAGCTCGGCGAGACGCCGTCCGACGGCGCGGGCCACGGTGACGCCCAGGGCGAGCGCGAGCTGACCCGGGTCTGA
- a CDS encoding organic hydroperoxide resistance protein produces the protein MTEDARPTKIMYVAEATAHGGRDGYVTSQDGQVDVRLAMPPALGGDGNGTNPEQLFAAGYSACFHNALVLVGRRAGYDLSGSTVAAKVGIGPNRAHGYGLAVALNVSLPLVDQELAARLVDSAHQVCPYSNATRGNIDVSIVLS, from the coding sequence ATGACCGAGGACGCCAGGCCGACGAAGATCATGTACGTGGCGGAGGCAACCGCCCACGGTGGTCGTGACGGCTATGTCACCAGCCAGGACGGCCAGGTCGATGTGCGGCTGGCGATGCCGCCCGCGCTCGGTGGCGACGGCAACGGGACCAACCCCGAGCAGCTGTTCGCCGCCGGTTACAGCGCCTGCTTCCACAACGCGCTGGTGCTGGTGGGCCGACGGGCCGGATACGACCTCAGCGGTTCGACGGTCGCCGCCAAGGTCGGTATCGGCCCCAACCGGGCGCACGGGTACGGACTCGCGGTCGCGCTCAATGTGTCGCTGCCCCTCGTCGACCAGGAGCTGGCCGCCCGGCTGGTGGACAGCGCGCACCAGGTCTGCCCTTACTCCAACGCCACCCGGGGAAACATCGACGTCTCGATCGTGCTGAGCTGA
- a CDS encoding energy-coupling factor ABC transporter ATP-binding protein has product MSMSPTPPASLEVSGLAYAYPDGHQALFGVDLTVARGERVALLGPNGAGKTTLVLHLNGILDAGAGTVRVAGLPVEKRNLAEIRRRVGIVFQDPDDQLFMPTVREDVAFGPAASGLRGAELEERVVEALKQVGMEGYADRPPHHLSFGQRRRVAVATVLAMRPEILVLDEPSSNLDPASRRELADILRSLDVTVLMVTHDLPYALELCPRAVILSDGVIAADDRTHDLLCDEELMRAHRLELPFGFDPRSVAMGA; this is encoded by the coding sequence ATGAGCATGTCACCGACGCCCCCCGCCTCCCTCGAGGTCAGCGGCCTCGCCTACGCCTACCCCGACGGTCACCAGGCGCTCTTCGGTGTCGACCTGACCGTCGCCCGCGGCGAGCGCGTCGCCCTGCTCGGCCCGAACGGCGCCGGCAAGACCACCCTCGTCCTCCACCTCAACGGCATCCTCGACGCGGGCGCCGGCACCGTCCGGGTCGCCGGTCTCCCGGTGGAGAAGCGCAACCTCGCCGAGATCCGCCGCCGTGTCGGCATCGTCTTCCAGGATCCCGACGACCAGCTCTTCATGCCGACCGTCCGGGAGGACGTCGCCTTCGGACCCGCCGCCTCCGGGCTGCGCGGCGCCGAGCTGGAGGAGCGGGTCGTCGAGGCTCTGAAGCAGGTCGGCATGGAGGGGTACGCGGACCGGCCCCCGCATCACCTCTCCTTCGGTCAGCGCCGGCGCGTCGCCGTGGCCACCGTGCTCGCGATGCGGCCGGAGATCCTCGTCCTGGACGAGCCGTCGTCCAACCTGGACCCCGCTTCGAGGCGTGAGCTCGCCGACATTCTGCGGTCGTTGGACGTCACCGTGCTGATGGTCACGCATGACCTGCCGTACGCCCTGGAGCTCTGCCCGCGCGCCGTCATCCTCAGCGACGGTGTCATCGCCGCCGACGACCGTACGCATGACCTGCTCTGCGACGAGGAGTTGATGCGCGCCCACCGTCTGGAGCTGCCCTTCGGGTTCGACCCGCGCTCCGTGGCAATGGGGGCGTGA
- a CDS encoding TetR/AcrR family transcriptional regulator, translating to MARTRLTPERENEMYAAVLDLLGEVGYDALTMDAVAARTRSSKATLYRQWGSKAELAVKALRHNKPGGLAEIDTGSLRGDFHAALGRADDCQMEKDSALMRGLMHAVHENPDLHQALRELLIEPEMTGLDTLLRRAVDRGELRPDNPALKYVPHMLIGAFAARQLVEDRAVDRAFLIDYVDSVILPALGV from the coding sequence ATGGCACGCACCAGGCTCACGCCCGAGCGCGAGAACGAGATGTACGCCGCGGTGCTCGACCTGTTGGGCGAGGTCGGCTACGACGCCCTGACCATGGATGCCGTCGCCGCCCGCACCCGTTCCAGCAAGGCCACCCTCTACCGCCAGTGGGGGAGCAAGGCGGAGCTGGCCGTCAAGGCGCTGCGGCACAACAAGCCGGGCGGCCTTGCCGAGATCGACACCGGCTCGCTCCGGGGCGACTTCCACGCCGCGCTCGGCCGTGCCGACGACTGTCAGATGGAGAAGGACTCCGCGCTGATGCGGGGCCTGATGCATGCCGTCCACGAGAATCCCGATCTCCACCAAGCCCTGCGCGAGCTGCTCATCGAGCCGGAGATGACCGGCCTCGACACGCTGCTCCGCCGAGCGGTGGACCGGGGTGAGCTGCGTCCGGACAACCCGGCGCTGAAATATGTACCGCACATGCTGATCGGCGCTTTCGCCGCTCGGCAGCTGGTCGAGGACCGCGCCGTCGACCGGGCGTTTCTCATCGACTATGTCGACTCCGTGATCCTCCCCGCTCTCGGCGTCTGA
- a CDS encoding SsgA family sporulation/cell division regulator produces the protein MSPVIEEHTEARLITEATDTFTVPVDLRYDAGSDPRTVHVAFPGGTDWAFGRDLLEGGMRSPARSGAIRIWPLGRAQLVVEKHSADGVEVVQFDNASMIRFLHRISEETSPEAAQAVTSRA, from the coding sequence ATGTCCCCCGTGATCGAAGAGCACACCGAGGCCCGGCTCATCACCGAGGCCACCGACACCTTCACAGTCCCCGTCGACCTGCGGTACGACGCCGGCTCCGACCCGCGAACCGTCCATGTCGCCTTCCCCGGCGGCACCGACTGGGCCTTCGGCCGCGATCTGCTGGAGGGCGGGATGCGCTCCCCGGCCAGGAGCGGCGCCATCCGGATCTGGCCGTTGGGCCGGGCGCAGCTGGTCGTGGAGAAGCACTCGGCGGACGGCGTCGAGGTGGTCCAGTTCGACAACGCGTCGATGATCCGCTTCCTGCACCGCATCAGCGAGGAGACCAGCCCCGAGGCCGCGCAGGCGGTGACGTCCCGGGCGTGA
- a CDS encoding YbaK/EbsC family protein, translating to MSTPDATAPVTAAPEAAAAEAHPRFAEALRELGLDVEVRRFPEATRTAAEAAAAIGCDLSAIVKSLIFEADGAPVLVLMDGSSRVDVELVRRELGAGKVKRAGADLVRETTGYAIGGVPPFGHRTKTRVLADRGLLDHDVVWAAAGTPHTVFPLDPKTVIGHAGGTVVDVREQTK from the coding sequence ATGAGTACTCCCGACGCGACGGCTCCCGTCACCGCAGCTCCTGAGGCCGCAGCTGCCGAAGCCCACCCCCGATTCGCCGAGGCCCTGCGCGAGCTGGGCCTCGATGTCGAGGTCCGCCGTTTCCCGGAGGCGACCCGTACGGCCGCCGAGGCCGCCGCCGCGATCGGCTGCGACCTCAGCGCCATCGTCAAGTCGCTGATCTTCGAGGCCGACGGGGCGCCCGTGCTGGTCCTGATGGACGGCTCCTCGCGGGTCGACGTGGAGCTCGTGCGACGGGAACTGGGCGCCGGGAAGGTCAAGCGCGCCGGGGCCGACCTGGTCCGGGAGACCACGGGGTACGCGATCGGCGGGGTGCCGCCCTTCGGCCACCGTACGAAGACACGGGTGCTGGCCGACCGCGGGCTGCTCGACCACGACGTGGTGTGGGCCGCGGCGGGCACCCCGCACACCGTCTTCCCGCTCGACCCCAAGACGGTCATCGGGCATGCCGGCGGCACCGTGGTGGACGTGCGCGAGCAGACGAAGTGA
- the cbiQ gene encoding cobalt ECF transporter T component CbiQ, whose protein sequence is MGAGHAHKLYRHGHSPVHDLPPHCKLAAVFCFVVVVVSTPREAVWAFALYAALIAAVAVLARIPAGFLLKRLLIEVPFVAFALLMPFVVPGEQTELLGVPVSVPGLWGAWNVLAKGTLGVAASVLLASTTELRSLLLGLQRLKLPPLLVQIASFMIRYGDVVTDEMRRMSIARRSRGFEARGMRQWGVLAASAGALFIRSYERGERVHLAMVSRGYTGSMPVIDEVTASRAQWAYASALPVLALVVCLLGWTL, encoded by the coding sequence ATGGGCGCCGGGCACGCCCACAAGCTCTACCGGCACGGGCACTCGCCGGTCCATGATCTGCCACCGCACTGCAAGCTGGCCGCCGTCTTCTGCTTCGTGGTGGTCGTCGTCTCGACGCCGCGCGAGGCGGTCTGGGCGTTCGCGCTGTACGCGGCGCTGATCGCCGCGGTCGCCGTGCTCGCCCGGATCCCGGCCGGGTTCCTCCTCAAGCGGCTGCTCATCGAGGTGCCGTTCGTCGCGTTCGCGCTGCTGATGCCGTTCGTGGTGCCGGGCGAGCAGACCGAACTCCTCGGTGTCCCGGTCAGCGTCCCCGGTCTCTGGGGCGCCTGGAACGTGCTGGCCAAGGGCACCCTGGGCGTCGCCGCCTCGGTGCTGCTGGCCTCCACCACCGAGCTGCGCTCCCTGCTGCTCGGCCTCCAGCGGCTCAAGCTGCCGCCGCTCCTCGTGCAGATCGCCTCGTTCATGATCCGGTACGGGGATGTGGTCACCGACGAGATGCGGCGGATGTCGATCGCCCGCCGCTCCCGGGGCTTCGAGGCGCGCGGTATGCGGCAGTGGGGGGTTCTCGCCGCATCGGCGGGCGCCCTCTTCATCCGCTCTTACGAACGCGGCGAACGGGTCCATCTCGCCATGGTCAGTCGCGGCTACACCGGCTCGATGCCGGTCATCGACGAAGTGACGGCGTCCCGTGCCCAGTGGGCGTACGCCTCGGCACTCCCCGTCCTCGCCCTTGTCGTCTGTCTGCTGGGATGGACCCTATGA